Within Phaenicophaeus curvirostris isolate KB17595 unplaced genomic scaffold, BPBGC_Pcur_1.0 scaffold_551, whole genome shotgun sequence, the genomic segment tcccccagggcccccccccagcccccccaatctcgccccccccccccccccccattttacCTGTCAGTCCGAGGGCACCAGGTATTTTTTCTTGTCCCAGGTCCCCGATTCGAGCCTTGGGCGCCTTCTCCACGATCACCTGGGAGGGGGGGGGTGATGGGAATGGGGGGGTCACCGAGAAGAGGAGGGGGTCACCGAGAAGAGGGGGGGGGTCCCACGGGAAAGGGGAGTTTCCCACtggaaatggggggggggggggtagcACAGGGAACCCCAagtgggggctggggggggtcttggggatCCCCAAGCGGCtccaggggtcctggggggggggtccggggggggtgagggggggtccCTAACTGGTCCTAGTGGTTCTTGGAGAGGTCCTGAACTGGTCCCAGTGGTTCTTGGGGGGTCCCAAATTGGTCCCAGTGGTTCCTGGGGTccttggggggggtccctaacTGGTCCCGCTGGGGTccctaagtggtcccagtggtTCCTGGGGTCCTTGGGGGGGGCCCTAACTGGTCCcaggggttcctggggggtcccGAACTGGTCCCAGTGGTTCTTAGGGAGGTCCTGAACTGGTCCCAGTGGTTCCTGGGGGGTCCCTAACTGGTCCCAGTGGTTCTTGGGGGTGTCTCTAACTGGACCCAGTGGTTCCTGGGGTccttgggggggtccctaacTGGTCCCGGTGGTTCCTGGGGGGTCCCGAACTGGTCCCAGTGGTTCCTGGGGGGTCCCTAACTGGTCCCAGTGGTTCCTGGGGTCCTTGGGGGGGGCCCTAACTGGTCCCGGTGGTTCCTGGGGAGATCCCGAAC encodes:
- the LOC138735179 gene encoding LOW QUALITY PROTEIN: gamma-aminobutyric acid receptor-associated protein-like (The sequence of the model RefSeq protein was modified relative to this genomic sequence to represent the inferred CDS: deleted 2 bases in 1 codon) gives rise to the protein GPPLTPPGPPPQDPWSRLGIPKTPPSPHLGFPVLPPPPPFPVGNSPFPWDPPPLLGDPLLFSVTPPFPSPPPSQVIVEKAPKARIGDLGQEKIPGALGLTVGQFYFLIRKRIHLRAEDALFFFVNNVIPPTSATMGQLYQEHHEEDFFLYIAYSDESVYGA